The proteins below are encoded in one region of Ostrea edulis chromosome 3, xbOstEdul1.1, whole genome shotgun sequence:
- the LOC130053608 gene encoding uncharacterized protein LOC130053608 has product MAEGRRDPLYNFQTLPGFRYRLVVVAEERVGENWVVRSENDLSTFSPFDQSGAREIVNRVRAEYEGRSHRRTARMSTATRPRRRAPQPPSPPPPYSPATPTTPPPAIPSAPEEYSPVPMSDSPESPVEYSPRSPSPAPPPSPAQSPSLLVADTSSPPRPAAPARPPPPTIRFAGRTPPPRPTHAPVATHPPRNHPMTVPGWADRAVPIWFKCPVCWQDRVHSGITCRGCGQRPACCSCVEELQERRHTRGRCPLCRFTGARE; this is encoded by the coding sequence ATGGCTGAAGGAAGAAGAGACCCGCTCTACAATTTTCAGACCTTGCCTGGCTTTCGGTACCGGCTGGTAGTGGTGGCTGAGGAGCGGGTAGGGGAGAATTGGGTCGTCCGTTCTGAGAACGACCTGAGTACCTTCTCCCCTTTCGACCAGAGTGGGGCCCGTGAGATCGTGAACCGGGTGCGGGCCGAGTATGAAGGGAGGAGTCACCGCCGCACCGCTCGGATGTCCACGGCTACGAGACCGCGCCGACGGGCCCCACAGCCAccctcaccaccaccaccttacTCCCCGGCGACGCCTACAACACCGCCACCAGCGATCCCATCGGCACCGGAGGAATACAGCCCGGTGCCGATGAGCGACTCACCAGAGTCACCGGTGGAGTATTCACCGCGGTCACCGTCCCCCGCACCACCTCCCAGTCCAGCCCAGAGTCCGTCGCTGTTGGTGGCAGACACGTCATCACCACCGAGACCAGCAGCCCCTGCAAGACCCCCACCACCTACCATCCGGTTTGCAGGGAGGACTCCCCCACCGAGACCAACCCACGCACCGGTGGCAACTCATCCCCCGAGGAACCACCCTATGACTGTCCCTGGCTGGGCAGATAGGGCGGTTCCCATCTGGTTTAAGTGTCCTGTCTGCTGGCAAGACAGGGTACACTCTGGAATTACGTGTAGGGGATGTGGGCAGCGCCCAGCTTGCTGCTCGTGCGTGGAAGAGTTACAGGAGCGGCGACACACCCGGGGACGGTGCCCGTTATGCCGGTTTACCGGAGCCAGGGAATGA